The genomic region CACCCGCCCGGCCGCGCGGCGTGGTCGGTCAGCCCGGCCGCCTCGCGCCCGCCAGCCCGGCCGCGGCGTGCCCGGTCAGCGCGGTCGCCGCGTGCCCAGCGCCCGGCCGCCGGGTTCCCGGTCACCGCGGTCGCCGCGCCCGGCCCTCCGGCGTGAAGTGCAGCGCCCGGTCGAACAGCACGCCGCCGATCCGGGCGGCCAGCAGCACCGGCTGCGGGAACGGGGTGTCGACCGGGGAATTCCACAGGTGGAAGGCGGTCGGCGGAACGTCCGCGTCGCTCGCGTAGAGCAGGGTCTCCGGGAAACTCGGGTGGGAGCCGCCGAGCAGTGCCGACGGCGGGCCGAACCGGGCGGCCACGTCGGCACTGGTCCGGTCCTCCGTGACCCAGGTCGGCACCGACGACACCAGATCGTCGTGCTCGTCCCGGGCCAGCCGACGGTCCAACGGCAGCCAGCCCACCCGGTGGGCGAACTCGGCGTACACCGAGGCGACGGCGCAGTGGTCGCGCGCGCCGTCGGGTAGCACGTACCCGAACGCCCCGCTGACCCCGGTGGGCAGCAGGACGTCCCGTCGCCGCCACGCCTCGCGTTCACGTTCCCAGTCCCCGTCGATGCCCTCGGCGAATGCCAGGAGGTGGAACAGCGGAACCAGCGCCACCTCGCCGCCGTACATTCCGGGCCGGCGCAGCGCGTGGTCGACGTGCTGCCGGAGGTGGGCGTGGATCTCGGCAGCGGTGCGAGCCGGCCCGGCGGCAGGGTCGGCGTCGGATCGTGGCGACACGGGGAGAGTGTGCCGGATGGCGCCGACACCACGCCGCCCGGTTTCTCGCCCGCTGAACCGCCGTCGTCGGGTGCAAACGCCAGGTCGCCGACGTGGCCGTATCCGGGAGTGTGGGATACCGCCACGTCGGCACAACGGAGTGGATCACTGCGGGCGCGCGGGCGCGCGGGCGGGCGGCCGGGCGGGCCCGTGCGGGCGGGCGGCCCTGCGGGCTCGTGCGGGCGGGCGGTGGCGGGTCAGGTGGCCGGGACGCCCGTGTAGAAGGCGGTGGTGCGATCGGCGGCGGCGCGGGCCGCCTCGGGGTCGGTGCCGGCGGCGACGCTCGCCGCACCCCAGAGCTCGCTGCAGGCCGTGACGAACCGTCGCCCCTCCTCCGAGACGGACCAGGCCTCGGCCTCCTCCGGCGAGATGCCGGTGCCGTCCGCAGCCAGGTGCGAGGCCAGACCGAGCAGGGCCAGGTCCCAGCCGACGCCGACCGCGCCCGGGCCGAACTGGGCCCACCGGTCGTCGTCGACGTGCGCGATGTGGTCGAGTTCGAAGCGGGTCCGGTCGCCGTCGACGGGGGTCAGCCGGACCTCGATCCAGCTCACCTCGCCACCGAACTCCCAGGTGGCGGCGAAGCTGTGGGGCGGGTCGCAGCGCTCGACGACGCCGCTGGCGTTCCCCTGCAGTTCGTAGCGGCCGCCCAGTCGCAGCTCGCCGGAGACCGGCATGAACCAGCGGGGGATGCGTTCGGCATTGGTGCAGGCGTCCCAGACGTCCTCCAGCGGCGCGTCGTACGTCTGGCTGATCGTGCTCACCCGGGCCTCGCCGGCCTCGAGCGTGCGGCTGCCGACCTGGCGCCGCACGGCGTTGACCTGCTCGGTCACGTCCATCATCGTTCTCCTCGATCTTCGGTGGGGTCGACGGCCTGCTCGCGCAGCCGCCGTTCGCGTTTGCCGCGGGCGAGTTCGGTGGCCAGCGCCGCCAACGGCGGGGCCCAGAACCGCCGGAAGTGGTCCAGCCACTGGTCGACGTCGCGCAGCGGACGCGGATCGACGGCGTAGAGCCGCCGCGTCCCCTCCGGTCGGACCGTGGCGAAACCGTTGTCCCGCAGCACCTTGAGGTGCTGGGAGACGGCCGGCTGGGAGATCCCGAACTCGCGTTGGATCACCGCGCTGAGCGCGCCGGCGGTCGTCTCGCCCTCGGCGAGCAGTTCGAGGATCCGCCGCCGCACCGGGTCGCCCAGCACATCGAAGGCGTGCACCCGACAGTTATATCAGCCTCAGCTTAATTAAGCGATACCTGATGAGGCGAGCAGCTTGTCGAGCCGAATCGGCAGGTCGCGCACCCGGACGCCGCTCGCGTGCCGGACGGCGTTGGCGATCGCGGCCGCCGTGCCGACGATGCCGACCTCACCGAGACCCTTCACGCCGCACGGGTTCAGGTCGGGGTCCTCCTCCGGCACCCAGTACGCCTCGATCCGCTCGACGTCCGCGCACCCGGTGATGTGGTACGTGGCCAGGTCGTGGTTGACCCAGTCGCCGTACCGCTCGTCGAGCAGGCCCTCCTCGTGCAGCGCCATCGAGATGCCCATCGTCATGCCGCCGATGAGCTGGCTGCGTGCCGTGGTCGGGTTCACCACCTGTCCGACGGCGAAGACCCCCAGCAGCCGGCTCACCCGCACCTCGCCGGTGTCCGCGTCCACCCGCACCTCGGCGAACTGGGCGCCGTAGGAGTAGCGCGCCATCGGCCGTTGCGCGCGGATCTCGTCGGCGGTGTTCGCCTCGACGGTGAGCCCCTTGGCCGGCAGTTCGCCGGAGTGGTGCGCGAGCCGGTCCCGCAGCGCCTGGCAGGCGCGGACCACCGCCCAGCTCCACGACGAGGTCCCCATCGAGCCGCCCGCGACGCCGGCCGGTGGCAGGTCGCTGTCGCCGACGCGGATCCGGACCCGCTCCGGCGGGACGTCCAGGGCGTCCGCGGCCACCTGCCACAGGGCGGTCCGGGCCCCGGTGCCGATGTCCGCCGCGTTGATCCGGACCAGGTAGCCGCCGTCCGGCAGGGCGGTGGCCGTGGCGGCGGAGGCCCGTGCCCGCGCCGGATAGCTGGAGCCGGCCACGCCGGTGCCGATCAGCCATCGGCCGTCGCGTCGGGCGCACGGCCGGGGATTGCGGTCGGCCCACCCGAACCGGCGCGCCCCCTCGGTGAGGCAGGCCACGAGGTTGCGGCTGCTGAACGGGTGCCCCTGGTCCGGGTCGACCGCCGGATCGTTGCGGATCCGCAGCTCGACCGGGTCGACGCCGCAGGCGGCGGCGAGCTCGTCCATGGCCGACTCCAGGGCGTACGCGCCGGGACACTCGCCCGGCGCCCGCATCCAGAACGGGGTCGGCACGTCGAGCCGGACCAGTCGGTGGGTGGTTCGCCGGTGCGGTCCGGCGTACATGCTGCGGGTGTAGACCGCTGTCTGCTCGGCGAACTCCGTGATCGTCGAGGTCTGGCTGATCGCGTCGTGACAGACCGCGGCGATGCGGCCGTCGGCGTCGGCGCCGAGCCGGACGCGTTGGATGGTCGGGGTGCGGTAGCCGACCGGCCCGAACAGCTGCTGACGGGTCAGGGCGAGCCGCACCGGCCGGCCCACGTGCTGGGCGGCCATCGCGGCGAGCACCACGGCGGCCTTCGGGTACCCCTTGCTGCCGAACCCGCCGCCGACGTGTTCGTTGATCACCCGGATCGTCTCCCGGGGAATCCGGAACAGCTCGGACAGCGCGGCCTGGACCGGCGTCGAGCCCTGGTTCGAG from Micromonospora sp. WMMD812 harbors:
- a CDS encoding xanthine dehydrogenase family protein molybdopterin-binding subunit — its product is MSTGAVGRPHSRLEGREKVTGAARYAVEYPLDDVTYGWAVPAAAVRGRITRIDPDPALAAPGVIAVVHHGNAPRVAPDVDAELYLLQEPTVHYRGQLIAVVVAESIEAAREGARLVRIDYDTEPHSTVLTADHPGLYRPDKVNPNYPTDTAEGDFDARFAAAEVRVDATYRTPAYHNNPMEPHATTAQWRDGHLLVHDSNQGSTPVQAALSELFRIPRETIRVINEHVGGGFGSKGYPKAAVVLAAMAAQHVGRPVRLALTRQQLFGPVGYRTPTIQRVRLGADADGRIAAVCHDAISQTSTITEFAEQTAVYTRSMYAGPHRRTTHRLVRLDVPTPFWMRAPGECPGAYALESAMDELAAACGVDPVELRIRNDPAVDPDQGHPFSSRNLVACLTEGARRFGWADRNPRPCARRDGRWLIGTGVAGSSYPARARASAATATALPDGGYLVRINAADIGTGARTALWQVAADALDVPPERVRIRVGDSDLPPAGVAGGSMGTSSWSWAVVRACQALRDRLAHHSGELPAKGLTVEANTADEIRAQRPMARYSYGAQFAEVRVDADTGEVRVSRLLGVFAVGQVVNPTTARSQLIGGMTMGISMALHEEGLLDERYGDWVNHDLATYHITGCADVERIEAYWVPEEDPDLNPCGVKGLGEVGIVGTAAAIANAVRHASGVRVRDLPIRLDKLLASSGIA
- a CDS encoding SRPBCC family protein; amino-acid sequence: MMDVTEQVNAVRRQVGSRTLEAGEARVSTISQTYDAPLEDVWDACTNAERIPRWFMPVSGELRLGGRYELQGNASGVVERCDPPHSFAATWEFGGEVSWIEVRLTPVDGDRTRFELDHIAHVDDDRWAQFGPGAVGVGWDLALLGLASHLAADGTGISPEEAEAWSVSEEGRRFVTACSELWGAASVAAGTDPEAARAAADRTTAFYTGVPAT
- a CDS encoding metalloregulator ArsR/SmtB family transcription factor, producing the protein MHAFDVLGDPVRRRILELLAEGETTAGALSAVIQREFGISQPAVSQHLKVLRDNGFATVRPEGTRRLYAVDPRPLRDVDQWLDHFRRFWAPPLAALATELARGKRERRLREQAVDPTEDRGER